From Quercus lobata isolate SW786 chromosome 1, ValleyOak3.0 Primary Assembly, whole genome shotgun sequence, one genomic window encodes:
- the LOC115983587 gene encoding F-box/kelch-repeat protein At5g60570, with translation MNSEGGVNDGRCRFGSSDSLLPGLIDDVALNCLARVNRSDFASLSSINTRFNKLIKSGGLNRCRKQLGIVEHWVYMVCDPRGWEAFDPVRNRWMTLPKIPCDECFNHADKESLAVDCELLVFGRELLEFAIWKYSLILRSWVKCQGMNRPRCLFGSSSLGSIAIVAGGSDKNGNVLQSAELYDSSSGTWEMLPSMHTPRRLCTGFFMDDKFYVIGGMLNATVPLTCGEEFNLQTRKWRIIEDMYPLANRAAQAPPLVAVVNNQLYAIEHLTNMVKKYDKVKNTWDVLGRLPVRADLANGWGLAFKASGEELLVVGGQRGPEGEGIVLNSWCPKSGVKNGTLDWKVLGVKEHVGVFVYNCAVMGC, from the coding sequence ATGAATTCTGAGGGAGGAGTGAATGATGGTCGTTGTCGATTTGGATCAAGTGATTCCTTGCTCCCGGGTCTTATTGACGATGTAGCGTTGAATTGCCTTGCTCGGGTGAATAGATCAGACTTCGCTTCGTTATCGTCTATTAATACAAGGTTTAATAAGTTAATCAAAAGTGGGGGTTTAAATCGGTGCAGAAAGCAGTTGGGGATTGTGGAGCATTGGGTGTATATGGTTTGTGATCCAAGGGGATGGGAGGCATTTGATCCCGTGAGGAACAGATGGATGACGTTACCTAAAATACCTTGTGACGAGTGTTTTAACCATGCTGATAAGGAGTCCTTGGCTGTGGATTGTGAATTGTTGGTTTTCGGTCGTGAGTTGTTGGAATTTGCTATTTGGAAGTATAGTTTGATTCTTCGTAGTTGGGTTAAGTGTCAGGGGATGAATCGACCCCGCTGTTTATTTGGGTCAAGTAGCCTTGGTTCTATTGCTATTGTTGCAGGTGGGAGCGATAAAAATGGAAATGTTTTGCAATCTGCAGAATTATATGACTCTTCATCAGGTACATGGGAAATGCTACCCAGCATGCATACACCACGTAGATTGTGCACTGGTTTTTTTATGGATGACAAATTCTATGTGATTGGTGGGATGTTAAATGCAACTGTTCCATTGACCTGTGGAGAGGAGTTCAATCTTCAGACAAGGAAATGGAGAATAATTGAGGATATGTATCCCCTTGCTAATAGGGCTGCTCAGGCGCCTCCTCTTGTGGCAGTTGTTAATAACCAATTGTATGCAATTGAGCATTTAACCAACATGGTGAAGAAGTATGACAAAGTAAAGAACACCTGGGATGTGTTGGGTAGGCTTCCGGTGAGGGCTGATTTGGCAAATGGCTGGGGCTTGGCTTTCAAGGCTTCCGGAGAGGAACTTCTGGTTGTGGGTGGGCAAAGAGGCCCAGAAGGTGAAGGAATTGTGCTGAACTCTTGGTGTCCAAAGTCCGGCGTCAAGAATGGAACCTTGGATTGGAAGGTTCTTGGTGTGAAGGAGCATGttggtgtgtttgtgtacaaTTGTGCGGTTATGGGTTGTTGA